Below is a genomic region from Mesorhizobium sp. NZP2298.
CGCGGCGAGATTGGCCGCGGTCAGCGCGTAGGTGAAGGACTGGTTCCATTCGAGATAGACATCGAAATTGTCATAGGTCAGGAAGGCTGGCCCCTTGCGGCCCATGGGCAGGGCCAGGCCGGCCTTCAGGCCCTTGTCGACGAGCGGCGAGCCGTCGGGATTGGTGACGCCCCACTGCGCCCACTGTGTCAGGGGCAATTTGTTGGTGCGCCCGGTCTGGTCCCAGGGCATCTCGTCGGGCACCCGCACTTCCTGGATCCATGGTTCGTCACGCTTCCAGCCGCGCGAAAGCACCTTGTTGGCGGTGGTCATGATCACGTCGGGCACGCTACCGCGCAGGTCGATCTTGCCGTCGCCGTCGCCGTCGACACCACGGGCCAGATAGTCCGAAGGCAGGACCTGCGTCTGGCCGATTTCGCCGGCCCAGGCGCCCTTGACGTCGGCCGGCAGCACGCCGCGGTCGATCAGCTCCAGAAGCGGCACCAACTGTTGCCGGAACAGTTGCGGGCGGCGGCAATCATGCGAAAGCGTCACCAGCGCGCTCAACGTGTGGAAATCGCCCTGCACGGCGCCGAAATCGGTTTCGAGCGCCCAGAAGGCGGTGATGACAGGTGCCTGGACGCCGAACTGCTGGTCGGCACGCGCGAAGATGTCGGCGTATTTCTTCATGTTCGCCGCACCCTGCTTCAGCCGGTAGGCGGAGATCATGCGGTTGGAAAATTCGATGAAGGTCTGGGTGAAGACGCCCTGGGCGCGGTCGCGCGCCAATGCCCTCTCGTCAAAATTGGCATCTTCCAGCGCATCGAGGCCGACGGCGCCGACACCGGCCGCCTTGGCTTCCGCCGCCACGCCCTGTTTCCAGGTTTCGAAGTCGCCGCCGCATTCCTGTGCCATCGCCGGCAAGGCCGTGGCGCACAGGAATAGCGCCGCGAGGGCTTGGGAACGCAGTCGCATCAGCTTCCTTCCGAAACGAAAAGGGCATTGTCGTGATTGGCTGGAAGCCCAACGCCCCGAATTACCAGCGGTTGCACTCTTTGCCGCTGGCTGTGTCGAAAAGCAGGCGGCAGGCCCGGTGTCAACGGTTCTTCTGCCACAGTCGCTTGTTCAAGGCGGCTCGGCAGGCGTTGAATCCGGTTCAACGGGAACCCTGCTGGAGTGATTTGGTGGAAAGATTCGCTGCCGTTGAACCCGGTTCAACGGAAACTCTGCCGGAGTGATTTGGTCGAAGGGGGTGCTGCCGTTGAACCAGACATCAGCGGGTGTTCTGCCGCAGCCACTTGTTCCAGGCGGCCTCGCTGCCGTTGAAGACGTTGATGTCGGATTTGCCGGTCATGCCCGGAACGATGCCGGTCCCGGTGTACTGCCAGAAGGTGAACGGATGGCTGCCATACTTCTCGCGCGGGTGGCCGGCGACCGAGCGTAGCCAGTAGGGGTAACCG
It encodes:
- a CDS encoding lytic murein transglycosylase — translated: MRLRSQALAALFLCATALPAMAQECGGDFETWKQGVAAEAKAAGVGAVGLDALEDANFDERALARDRAQGVFTQTFIEFSNRMISAYRLKQGAANMKKYADIFARADQQFGVQAPVITAFWALETDFGAVQGDFHTLSALVTLSHDCRRPQLFRQQLVPLLELIDRGVLPADVKGAWAGEIGQTQVLPSDYLARGVDGDGDGKIDLRGSVPDVIMTTANKVLSRGWKRDEPWIQEVRVPDEMPWDQTGRTNKLPLTQWAQWGVTNPDGSPLVDKGLKAGLALPMGRKGPAFLTYDNFDVYLEWNQSFTYALTAANLAARLAGAPPLDPRNPEQGLNNEQMRALQTKLEARGYDVGTVDGILGTNTREAIRKEQMRLGLPVDGWPTPELLGKL